One part of the Dehalobacter sp. genome encodes these proteins:
- the tnpB gene encoding IS66 family insertion sequence element accessory protein TnpB (TnpB, as the term is used for proteins encoded by IS66 family insertion elements, is considered an accessory protein, since TnpC, encoded by a neighboring gene, is a DDE family transposase.), translating into MFGDISKAEKIYIACGYTDMRKSINGLAALVQQNFQLNPFQNSLFLFCGHRHDRLKALYWEGDGFVLLYKRLEAGKFRWPKNSEAVRNVTSQEFRWLMEGLSIDQPKAVKKLGKEKCFSL; encoded by the coding sequence ATGTTCGGTGATATCTCCAAAGCAGAGAAAATCTATATCGCCTGCGGGTATACCGACATGCGCAAATCCATTAACGGGCTGGCCGCTTTAGTCCAGCAGAACTTTCAGCTAAACCCATTCCAGAACAGTCTGTTTCTCTTCTGCGGCCACCGGCATGATCGACTGAAAGCACTCTACTGGGAAGGCGATGGCTTCGTATTATTATATAAGCGGCTGGAAGCCGGTAAATTCAGGTGGCCGAAGAATTCCGAAGCAGTCCGCAACGTCACTTCCCAGGAGTTTCGCTGGCTTATGGAAGGACTGTCCATTGATCAACCAAAAGCCGTAAAAAAACTGGGTAAAGAGAAGTGTTTTTCCCTGTAA
- a CDS encoding transposase, with product MDSREATRQYRLNQWAQRIRECRSSGQKIADWCAEHGLSETTYFYWLKRVREAACEALPALNAEKNPIVPVNIAFPVADADHKRQDSSADIVVSLGAVSLEIHNSAAPALIENTLRALQNVR from the coding sequence ATGGATAGCAGAGAAGCCACTCGACAATATCGATTGAATCAGTGGGCCCAGCGCATCCGTGAATGCCGCAGCAGCGGGCAGAAAATTGCCGACTGGTGTGCGGAGCACGGTTTAAGCGAGACGACTTACTTCTACTGGCTGAAACGTGTCCGTGAAGCAGCCTGCGAAGCCCTTCCCGCGCTGAATGCCGAAAAGAATCCAATCGTGCCGGTAAATATTGCGTTTCCTGTAGCCGACGCTGACCATAAACGTCAGGACTCATCAGCAGATATTGTTGTGAGCTTGGGTGCCGTAAGCTTGGAAATCCACAACAGCGCAGCACCTGCCTTAATAGAAAATACCTTGAGGGCGCTCCAAAATGTTCGGTGA
- a CDS encoding L,D-transpeptidase — MYSIVLSLNKRQLYVSENSQIIRTYPVGIGKTATPTPIGSYEIISKVPNPGGVFGVMWLGLSIPGYGIHGTNNPQSIGRQVSKGCIRMLNKDVLELARIIPTGTSVTIRS, encoded by the coding sequence ATGTATTCGATTGTGCTTTCTTTAAATAAACGTCAGCTTTATGTGTCCGAAAACAGTCAAATCATCAGGACCTATCCGGTTGGTATCGGGAAAACAGCGACACCTACTCCAATCGGATCTTATGAAATCATTAGTAAAGTACCAAATCCCGGAGGCGTATTTGGTGTGATGTGGCTTGGACTCAGCATCCCTGGATATGGAATCCATGGTACAAATAATCCTCAGTCAATTGGCCGACAAGTTTCTAAAGGCTGTATCCGCATGCTTAATAAAGATGTCTTAGAGCTCGCTAGAATTATCCCCACTGGCACCTCAGTCACTATCCGTTCTTAA
- the serC gene encoding 3-phosphoserine/phosphohydroxythreonine transaminase, with protein MTRVFNFSAGPAVLPEEVLKEAAEEMLDYDVTGMSVMEMSHRSKAFEKIIGDAEQDLRDLLNIPDNYKVLFLQGGASQQFAMVPMNLMKNRVADYLNTGQWAKKAIQEGKIYGKINVLASSEDKTYTYIPDLKDLKISEDADYVYICHNNTIYGTRFAELPKTGDKILVADMSSDFLSEPVDVSKYGLIFAGAQKNVGPAGVVVVIIREDLITDDVLPGTPTMLKYKTQADNKSLYNTPPAYGIYICSKVFKWLKKLGGLEVMKRINEEKAAILYDYLDSSRMFKGTVVKKDRSLMNVPFVTGSEELDKKFTKEAKEAGLVNLEGHRSVGGMRASIYNAMPMEGVKALVAFMKKFEEENI; from the coding sequence ATGACAAGAGTATTTAATTTTTCTGCAGGACCGGCAGTATTGCCTGAAGAAGTTCTCAAAGAAGCTGCTGAGGAAATGCTGGATTATGATGTCACGGGGATGTCCGTGATGGAAATGAGCCATCGCTCCAAAGCTTTTGAAAAAATTATTGGTGATGCGGAGCAGGATCTTAGAGATTTGCTAAATATCCCAGATAATTATAAGGTACTATTCCTGCAAGGCGGTGCATCACAACAGTTTGCCATGGTCCCAATGAATTTAATGAAGAACAGGGTTGCCGATTACCTTAACACCGGACAGTGGGCTAAAAAAGCAATTCAGGAAGGAAAGATCTACGGTAAAATTAATGTCCTTGCTTCCTCAGAAGACAAAACATATACGTATATTCCTGATCTGAAAGATCTGAAGATCTCCGAGGACGCCGACTATGTATACATTTGCCATAATAACACCATCTACGGAACAAGGTTTGCAGAACTGCCCAAAACCGGTGACAAAATTTTGGTTGCGGACATGTCTTCGGATTTTTTGTCTGAACCTGTAGATGTAAGCAAATATGGTTTGATCTTTGCCGGGGCTCAAAAAAATGTCGGCCCGGCCGGTGTTGTCGTCGTCATTATCCGGGAAGACTTGATTACTGATGATGTGCTGCCGGGAACGCCTACCATGTTGAAATACAAAACACAGGCAGACAACAAGTCGCTCTATAACACACCGCCGGCCTATGGCATTTATATTTGCAGCAAAGTATTTAAATGGCTGAAAAAACTTGGCGGACTCGAAGTCATGAAAAGAATCAATGAGGAAAAAGCCGCAATCTTATATGACTATCTTGATTCCAGCAGAATGTTTAAAGGAACAGTGGTTAAGAAAGACCGTTCACTGATGAATGTGCCGTTTGTAACCGGATCAGAAGAACTGGACAAGAAATTTACCAAAGAAGCCAAAGAGGCCGGCTTGGTGAATTTAGAAGGTCATCGCTCAGTCGGAGGAATGAGAGCGAGCATTTACAATGCGATGCCCATGGAAGGCGTGAAGGCGTTAGTCGCATTCATGAAGAAATTTGAAGAAGAAAACATCTGA
- a CDS encoding phosphoglycerate dehydrogenase: MFKINCLNPIARIGLDNFSDEYAITDNYEEADAILVRSASVHELNLPDSLQAIARAGAGVNNIPLDKCAEKGIVVFNTPGANANGVKELVLAGLFLASRDIIDGVNWVNTVKDDPVIAKLVEKNKAKYAGIEISGKKLGVIGLGAIGVLVANAAMKLGMEVYGYDPFISVRSAWHLSKYIKPSKSLAEIYKECDFISIHVPLSDATQGMLNEEAFKMMKNGVRILNFSRDSLVNEEDMIAALKVGKVFKYVTDFPTPKMAPLNEVIAIPHLGASTCESEDNCAVMAVSQLMDYLENGTIRNSVNYPDCDNGYPDNAGRLAIHHKNIPNMIGQFTSALAQENINISDMINKSKGQYAYTLVDIEAPSTPEIKQKIEAIEGVYRVKIVK; encoded by the coding sequence ATGTTTAAAATCAATTGTTTAAATCCGATTGCTAGGATTGGGCTGGACAATTTCTCGGACGAATATGCTATTACGGATAACTATGAAGAGGCGGATGCCATTCTGGTCAGAAGTGCCAGTGTTCATGAACTGAACCTGCCGGATTCTCTGCAGGCAATTGCCCGGGCCGGAGCAGGAGTGAACAATATACCGCTTGATAAATGCGCTGAAAAAGGGATTGTTGTTTTTAATACACCGGGGGCTAATGCCAATGGTGTTAAGGAATTGGTACTTGCCGGACTGTTTCTGGCATCCCGTGACATTATCGACGGCGTAAACTGGGTAAATACTGTTAAAGATGATCCGGTTATTGCTAAACTTGTTGAGAAAAATAAGGCCAAGTATGCAGGTATTGAAATCAGCGGCAAGAAACTTGGTGTAATCGGGCTTGGAGCGATTGGGGTTCTCGTAGCGAATGCGGCGATGAAACTTGGCATGGAAGTATATGGGTATGATCCGTTCATTTCTGTCCGCTCAGCCTGGCATTTGTCTAAATATATCAAGCCCAGCAAATCCTTGGCGGAGATTTATAAAGAATGTGATTTCATCAGCATCCATGTACCTTTGTCCGATGCAACTCAAGGGATGCTGAATGAAGAAGCCTTCAAGATGATGAAGAACGGCGTCCGCATTCTAAATTTCTCGCGCGATTCTTTAGTCAATGAAGAAGATATGATTGCAGCACTAAAAGTTGGCAAGGTATTCAAATATGTTACCGACTTTCCTACTCCTAAAATGGCGCCCCTAAATGAAGTCATTGCTATTCCGCACCTGGGAGCTTCCACCTGTGAATCAGAGGATAATTGTGCGGTGATGGCTGTCAGCCAGCTCATGGATTATCTTGAAAACGGCACGATCAGAAACTCCGTGAACTATCCCGACTGTGACAACGGTTATCCGGATAATGCCGGCCGTCTCGCGATTCATCACAAAAATATCCCGAATATGATTGGTCAGTTCACTTCGGCCCTGGCTCAGGAGAATATTAATATCTCTGATATGATTAATAAAAGCAAAGGCCAGTATGCCTATACCTTGGTTGATATTGAGGCACCATCCACACCGGAAATAAAGCAGAAAATTGAAGCGATTGAAGGAGTCTACAGAGTCAAAATCGTAAAATAA
- a CDS encoding DUF1015 family protein, producing the protein MATIRPFKALRPREELAAKVAALPYDVYNREEALAEVRKEPLSFLQIDRAETQFAPEVSPYDTRVYERARDSLQEMIQNGVFVREDRPCYYVYELVMDGRSQTGLVGCAAIDDYLNNVIKKHEKTREDKEIDRINHVDICKAQTGPIFLAYRSQQGINEVVSRIKQESPLYDFTAPDGIRHTVWKIDGDHDLAAIYSGFQNTRSIYIADGHHRAASAVKVGLRRRDAHPGFNGEEEFNYFLSVLFPHDQLMILDYNRVVKDLNGYQKDALLNEIEKAFIVTKMGAEPYKPQKKAVFGMYLEESWYKLEARDEILCDDPVEGLDVSLLQNYLLTPILDIKDVRTDKRIDFVGGIRGLKELEKRVASDMKLAFSMYPTSIDELFAVSDADKLMPPKSTWFEPKLRSGLLIHELE; encoded by the coding sequence TTGGCTACGATCAGACCGTTTAAAGCGCTGCGGCCGAGGGAAGAACTTGCTGCGAAAGTCGCGGCACTTCCTTATGATGTCTATAACCGCGAAGAAGCATTAGCTGAAGTAAGAAAAGAACCGTTGTCGTTTTTGCAGATTGACCGGGCAGAGACCCAGTTCGCTCCTGAGGTCAGTCCTTATGATACCCGGGTCTATGAGAGAGCGAGAGACAGTCTGCAGGAAATGATCCAAAACGGCGTTTTTGTCAGGGAGGATAGACCCTGCTATTATGTGTATGAACTGGTGATGGATGGCCGTTCCCAGACGGGCCTGGTCGGTTGTGCCGCGATTGATGATTACCTGAACAATGTTATCAAAAAACATGAAAAAACCAGAGAAGATAAGGAAATTGACAGAATCAATCATGTCGACATTTGCAAGGCCCAGACCGGCCCGATCTTTTTGGCTTATCGGTCTCAACAGGGAATTAATGAGGTTGTCAGCCGAATTAAACAAGAAAGCCCCCTCTATGATTTCACTGCTCCGGACGGAATCAGACATACCGTTTGGAAAATAGACGGGGATCATGATTTGGCTGCGATCTATTCCGGATTTCAAAATACCCGGAGCATCTATATTGCGGATGGACACCACAGAGCGGCTTCGGCGGTAAAAGTAGGCTTGCGCAGAAGAGACGCCCATCCCGGTTTTAACGGAGAGGAAGAATTCAACTATTTTCTTTCTGTCCTTTTCCCGCACGATCAACTGATGATCCTGGATTACAATAGAGTGGTCAAAGATCTTAATGGTTATCAGAAAGATGCCCTGCTGAATGAAATAGAAAAAGCATTTATTGTAACCAAAATGGGGGCTGAACCCTATAAACCTCAGAAAAAAGCGGTCTTTGGCATGTATTTGGAAGAATCATGGTATAAACTGGAGGCTAGGGATGAGATTCTTTGCGATGATCCTGTGGAAGGCTTGGATGTTTCACTGCTGCAAAATTATCTCTTAACACCGATCCTGGATATCAAAGATGTCAGAACGGATAAACGAATCGATTTTGTCGGTGGTATACGTGGCCTGAAGGAACTGGAAAAGCGGGTGGCCAGTGATATGAAACTTGCTTTTTCGATGTATCCGACATCGATTGATGAACTTTTTGCCGTATCTGATGCAGATAAGCTTATGCCACCCAAATCTACCTGGTTTGAACCCAAACTGAGAAGCGGACTGCTTATTCACGAACTGGAATAG
- a CDS encoding M20/M25/M40 family metallo-hydrolase: MSINVTDEFLKLVSIDSPSKKEGKLAGYLKRRLKELGADVYEDHSAVRTGSDTGNLIAVLPGNCEGAPVIMLAAHMDTVASIEGMTPRIEEGVIRSDGQTILGADDKAGIAVILAVLSRLQEDKHILHSPVEVVLTVQEEIGLYGIKNLDYALKADFGYVLDGDGPVGTVVHAAPSHITLDLVVQGKAAHAGLAPETGVNAIVVVSKAIADLKSGRIDQETTSNFGIITGGTARNVVAEKVQITAEVRSHHQAKLEIEADKILEKFETVAAKNQANFSYTKELAYEAFCIDPAHPAVQNLLKAGKKLGIHTELTSTGGGLDANILNSRGIPCLALGLGNHKPHTREEYVEIDQMEKSVEFVLEALSFS; this comes from the coding sequence ATGTCAATCAATGTTACGGATGAATTTCTTAAGCTTGTTTCCATTGACAGTCCGTCCAAAAAAGAAGGGAAACTCGCAGGCTATCTGAAACGAAGGCTGAAGGAGCTCGGTGCTGATGTCTATGAGGACCATTCCGCCGTCAGGACCGGTAGTGATACAGGCAACCTGATTGCAGTACTGCCGGGCAACTGTGAGGGTGCACCGGTGATCATGCTTGCAGCTCATATGGATACGGTAGCATCGATCGAAGGAATGACACCCCGGATTGAGGAAGGGGTCATTCGCAGCGATGGACAGACCATCCTAGGGGCGGATGATAAAGCTGGAATAGCCGTGATACTCGCAGTACTGAGCAGGCTTCAAGAAGACAAGCATATCCTGCATAGCCCGGTTGAAGTTGTTCTGACCGTGCAGGAAGAAATTGGTCTCTATGGCATAAAAAATCTTGATTATGCCCTTAAAGCTGACTTCGGCTATGTTTTAGATGGTGACGGCCCTGTGGGTACCGTAGTTCACGCAGCACCTTCTCATATCACGCTTGATCTGGTTGTTCAGGGTAAAGCTGCACATGCGGGCTTGGCACCGGAAACGGGCGTGAATGCAATTGTTGTTGTGTCCAAAGCCATTGCGGACTTGAAATCAGGAAGGATAGACCAGGAAACAACGAGTAATTTCGGGATCATTACCGGCGGAACAGCGCGTAATGTGGTTGCTGAAAAGGTACAAATTACGGCAGAGGTACGAAGTCACCATCAAGCCAAACTTGAAATTGAAGCTGATAAAATTCTTGAGAAATTTGAAACTGTTGCAGCTAAGAACCAGGCAAATTTCAGCTATACAAAGGAACTTGCCTATGAAGCGTTCTGCATAGATCCGGCACATCCTGCTGTTCAGAATTTACTGAAGGCAGGGAAGAAGCTCGGCATTCACACGGAGTTAACTTCAACTGGCGGAGGACTTGATGCCAATATCTTAAATTCCCGCGGCATACCATGTCTGGCACTGGGCCTCGGTAATCATAAACCGCATACCCGCGAAGAATATGTCGAAATTGACCAGATGGAAAAATCCGTCGAATTCGTACTTGAGGCTTTGTCTTTTTCATAG
- a CDS encoding glycosyltransferase, which translates to MDSFSSIMQEIFNIIMISLQVIIIFVTLYYFILSILGMHRKSENDEFEPKNRFAIVVAAHNEERVIAPLINNLKNLDYPRELFDVFVVADNCTDNTAYLAKKAGANVYKRFDEIKRGKGYALEYLFAKIFALDHTYDAFVLFDADNLVKDNFLREMNKKLCQGDQIIQGYVDSKNPYDTWVTTSFSIAFWMMNRLVQLARFNFGVSNTLAGTGMCISYDVLKKFGWGAHSLVEDLEFTMKALVYGIKTSWAHDAVVYDEKPLSFVQSCHQRKRWAQGQVDVACRYLPILLVKGFREKKWLYFDAAMHLFQPFFLIISASFIVMQVLFFLRPYYVNLFIDYIPAGVWQVLSGSVIVFAILSLYLDKKPTKAYFGLILYPIFMYSWIPIIIAGFIHRNKKEWSHTMHTRSINYEEIRAEEKVSTS; encoded by the coding sequence TTGGATAGCTTTTCCAGTATCATGCAAGAAATTTTTAACATTATTATGATTTCTCTACAAGTCATCATTATTTTTGTGACTTTGTATTATTTTATTTTATCAATTCTAGGGATGCACCGGAAATCTGAAAATGACGAATTCGAGCCCAAGAATAGATTTGCGATTGTCGTTGCAGCTCATAATGAGGAAAGGGTAATCGCGCCGCTGATTAACAACCTTAAAAATCTGGATTATCCGAGAGAACTTTTTGATGTCTTTGTTGTTGCCGATAATTGCACGGATAACACTGCTTACCTGGCAAAAAAGGCTGGAGCCAATGTGTACAAGCGTTTTGATGAGATAAAACGCGGGAAAGGCTATGCCTTGGAATACTTATTTGCGAAGATTTTTGCTTTAGACCATACGTATGATGCTTTTGTTTTGTTTGATGCCGATAATCTCGTCAAGGATAATTTCCTCAGAGAGATGAATAAAAAGCTCTGTCAGGGAGATCAAATCATTCAAGGCTATGTGGATTCCAAGAACCCTTATGATACCTGGGTCACCACTTCGTTTTCAATTGCATTTTGGATGATGAACAGGCTGGTACAGCTGGCCAGGTTTAATTTCGGAGTTTCCAATACCCTGGCTGGTACGGGGATGTGTATTTCCTACGATGTACTTAAGAAATTTGGCTGGGGAGCTCACTCTTTGGTTGAAGATCTCGAGTTTACGATGAAAGCCTTGGTATATGGGATAAAAACCAGCTGGGCGCATGACGCGGTCGTTTATGACGAGAAGCCGCTTAGTTTTGTACAGTCCTGTCATCAGAGGAAACGCTGGGCTCAGGGGCAGGTTGACGTTGCCTGCAGATATTTGCCTATTCTTCTTGTAAAAGGATTCCGCGAGAAAAAGTGGCTGTATTTTGATGCAGCGATGCATCTCTTTCAGCCGTTCTTCTTGATTATTTCGGCTTCGTTTATTGTGATGCAGGTGTTATTCTTTCTGCGCCCTTATTATGTCAACTTGTTTATTGACTATATTCCTGCAGGTGTCTGGCAGGTTCTTTCCGGAAGTGTTATTGTTTTTGCCATATTGTCCCTGTACTTGGACAAAAAGCCTACCAAGGCCTATTTTGGCTTGATTCTGTATCCGATCTTTATGTACAGCTGGATACCGATCATTATTGCCGGGTTCATTCACCGCAACAAGAAAGAGTGGTCGCATACAATGCATACCCGCTCAATCAATTATGAGGAAATTCGTGCGGAAGAAAAAGTATCGACCAGCTGA
- a CDS encoding sigma 54-interacting transcriptional regulator — protein MNMSNGKKTIKNTKNLYDQDHNWQDILDCWKRCIEQNADPRQMSVIRKEIAESWLRSRDMNVNPYTFHSANLLDSAKFEMIKKTKKLLLDTALPIIHETEKMLHSITPSCITSLADENCILLYTHKDAQLELETNKINIGPGFCFSENVIGTHAVGTCLALQAPVQINGPEHYFYGLKNLIASAAAPIFYDGYLVGLFGITTVVKSSHDKILAPTFFNISCLTARAIQGQLELSRINRRLALKNRFLHTTLSFVSEGCLLTDDQGTIILANDSARRMINLNDDNVDLIIGRNLNTIIDNQSIIQSVIKYPQKAANFVTSIHIETKNKYTCSMNPIINPENGCLEGITVILDPLPNNKAVIKSHSQSDAKFTFQNIISTSTKLKQIISQAQVFAKTPANILILGESGTGKELFAQAIHNESRPTDPFIALNCASLPRNLIESELFGYEKGSFTGALKDGQKGKIELANGGTLFLDEIGDMPLDFQPTLLRVLEDKKVMRIGGNRNIPVDFRVIAATNQDLEKLVKEKKFREDLYFRLCVLPISLPPLRERDGDIEILTRYFLNIFSNKENSIIPKITEEAWELLRNYSWPGNIRELENCLFYAISASQKDCIQLSDFPERIRHRPDSYLSQEANQKKIPFFANTLVNPNSDIYQKSNQLLSISQIEKQAIETTMRCLNNDTKKVSEILGISRTTLYRKLSEYQISITK, from the coding sequence ATGAATATGTCGAACGGCAAGAAAACCATAAAAAACACTAAAAATCTATATGATCAGGATCATAATTGGCAAGACATATTGGATTGTTGGAAAAGATGCATTGAGCAAAATGCAGATCCAAGGCAGATGTCTGTTATAAGAAAAGAAATTGCCGAATCATGGCTACGATCAAGGGATATGAATGTTAACCCATATACGTTTCATTCTGCCAATCTGCTTGATAGTGCAAAATTCGAAATGATAAAAAAGACCAAAAAACTGCTTCTCGACACAGCACTTCCAATTATCCATGAAACAGAAAAAATGTTACATTCGATCACCCCTTCTTGTATTACCAGCTTGGCCGATGAAAACTGCATTTTACTATATACACACAAAGATGCCCAACTTGAACTTGAGACCAATAAAATTAACATCGGGCCTGGGTTCTGTTTTTCCGAAAATGTGATTGGTACTCACGCTGTAGGGACTTGTCTTGCCCTTCAAGCTCCCGTGCAAATCAATGGCCCCGAACACTATTTCTATGGTTTAAAGAATCTTATTGCTTCAGCAGCAGCACCAATATTTTACGATGGATATTTAGTCGGATTATTTGGAATAACGACTGTTGTTAAGAGCAGTCACGATAAAATTTTAGCCCCTACATTTTTTAACATCTCCTGCTTAACGGCACGCGCTATACAAGGCCAGTTAGAGTTGTCACGCATCAATCGTAGACTCGCTTTAAAGAACCGTTTCTTACATACTACTCTTAGTTTTGTTTCTGAGGGATGTTTATTGACAGACGATCAAGGAACTATTATTCTAGCAAATGATTCAGCAAGACGAATGATTAACTTAAATGATGATAATGTGGATCTTATTATTGGCCGCAATCTTAATACAATTATTGACAATCAATCAATTATCCAAAGTGTAATAAAGTATCCTCAAAAAGCAGCCAATTTTGTGACAAGTATCCATATCGAAACAAAAAATAAGTATACGTGCTCAATGAATCCAATCATTAATCCCGAGAATGGGTGCCTTGAAGGGATTACTGTTATCCTAGATCCGCTTCCAAATAATAAAGCGGTAATTAAGTCACACTCTCAGTCTGATGCAAAATTTACTTTTCAAAACATTATTAGTACCAGTACAAAATTAAAACAAATTATTAGCCAAGCTCAGGTCTTCGCAAAAACTCCTGCTAACATTCTGATTCTAGGGGAAAGCGGAACAGGTAAAGAATTATTCGCTCAGGCAATACATAACGAATCCCGCCCCACCGATCCTTTTATAGCTTTAAATTGTGCTTCACTCCCAAGAAACCTTATAGAAAGTGAGCTTTTCGGCTATGAAAAAGGCTCTTTTACCGGTGCACTTAAAGATGGTCAAAAAGGAAAGATTGAATTAGCTAATGGCGGAACATTATTTTTAGACGAAATTGGCGATATGCCTCTTGATTTCCAACCGACACTCCTAAGAGTACTGGAGGATAAAAAGGTTATGCGTATAGGAGGAAATCGCAATATACCAGTAGATTTCAGAGTTATTGCTGCGACCAATCAAGACCTGGAAAAACTGGTAAAAGAAAAAAAATTTCGTGAAGATCTTTATTTTAGATTGTGTGTATTGCCGATATCTTTACCTCCTTTAAGAGAACGAGATGGAGATATTGAAATACTGACAAGATATTTTTTAAATATTTTTTCTAATAAAGAAAATAGTATTATACCTAAGATTACAGAGGAGGCATGGGAGTTATTACGTAATTATTCATGGCCCGGCAATATCAGAGAATTGGAAAATTGCCTGTTTTATGCAATCAGTGCATCGCAAAAAGACTGCATACAGTTATCGGATTTTCCTGAAAGAATACGGCACAGACCCGATTCATATTTAAGCCAAGAAGCCAACCAAAAGAAAATTCCATTTTTCGCAAATACCTTAGTTAATCCAAATAGTGATATATATCAGAAATCTAATCAACTATTATCGATTAGCCAAATAGAAAAACAAGCTATTGAAACCACAATGCGATGCTTAAATAATGATACAAAAAAAGTTTCTGAAATCCTAGGAATATCCAGAACTACTCTTTACCGGAAACTAAGTGAATACCAAATAAGTATAACAAAGTAA
- a CDS encoding Crp/Fnr family transcriptional regulator, with the protein MERLNREEFSIICKRDNISKALINKGRESLIAKNTMIASPGDLPNELCYVNKGSVFAYEYSPKGNERIVGIFDEGSILWETCFLFQIPLTYYFKTTKDSSLISIKHSDLMNLLATDLDVTLSILRSLTKKMVSMMNLVDELLFYNTEWRICNLLIVMAENYGLKEEAKIKLNINITQQFVSNLLGINRVTTVRVIQKLKKMKLIDFTNGYYYIRDIQKLKDYQTKI; encoded by the coding sequence ATGGAGCGATTAAACAGAGAAGAGTTTTCAATTATTTGCAAACGTGATAATATCTCCAAAGCATTAATTAACAAAGGGAGAGAATCACTTATTGCTAAGAATACAATGATAGCCTCTCCCGGTGACCTTCCAAATGAATTATGTTATGTCAATAAGGGTAGCGTATTCGCTTACGAATACTCCCCGAAAGGGAATGAACGAATAGTGGGAATTTTTGATGAAGGCAGTATATTATGGGAAACTTGTTTCCTTTTTCAAATACCTCTCACTTATTACTTTAAGACAACAAAGGACTCTTCTTTAATCTCTATAAAGCATAGTGACCTCATGAATTTATTAGCAACAGATTTGGATGTAACATTGTCTATTCTACGGTCGCTGACTAAAAAAATGGTTTCCATGATGAACCTGGTAGATGAACTACTCTTTTATAATACGGAATGGAGAATCTGCAATCTTCTTATAGTAATGGCCGAAAATTACGGTTTAAAAGAAGAGGCAAAGATTAAATTGAATATTAATATTACTCAACAGTTTGTGAGCAACCTGCTTGGTATTAATCGAGTCACGACCGTAAGAGTTATTCAAAAATTAAAAAAAATGAAGCTAATTGATTTTACTAATGGGTACTACTATATAAGAGATATTCAAAAACTAAAAGACTATCAGACAAAAATATAG